A window of the Streptococcus sp. 116-D4 genome harbors these coding sequences:
- a CDS encoding ABC transporter ATP-binding protein, which yields MLELKNISKSYGQGTLKNNVLREINFKVVEGEFVSIMGPSGSGKSTFINILGLIDSEFEGEYILDGKSIEKLNENQQASYRNCDIGFVFQQFHLIDEYTVKENILLSFLYSDQQPDIEYIDSLLQDLGLIDKMNEYPSHLSGGQKQRVALIRALAHKPRFLIADEPTGALDEKNRNEILQILQNLNHYGTTIIVVTHDEFVASYCRTRYRMKNGYLTSEGEG from the coding sequence ATGTTAGAACTAAAAAATATTAGTAAAAGTTACGGACAAGGGACGCTAAAAAATAATGTCTTAAGAGAAATAAATTTTAAGGTAGTTGAAGGAGAATTTGTATCGATAATGGGACCATCAGGTTCGGGCAAATCGACATTTATCAATATTTTGGGACTGATTGATTCTGAATTTGAAGGAGAATATATATTAGACGGAAAAAGTATTGAGAAGTTAAATGAAAATCAACAAGCAAGTTACCGTAATTGTGATATTGGATTTGTTTTTCAACAATTTCATCTTATTGATGAGTATACTGTTAAAGAAAATATTTTATTATCTTTCCTATATTCTGACCAACAGCCAGATATAGAATACATTGATAGTTTATTACAAGACTTAGGACTTATAGATAAGATGAATGAGTACCCAAGTCATTTATCAGGCGGACAGAAGCAACGAGTTGCTTTAATTAGAGCTCTTGCTCATAAACCTAGATTTCTTATAGCGGATGAACCTACAGGTGCATTAGATGAGAAAAATAGGAATGAGATATTGCAAATTCTACAAAATTTGAATCATTATGGAACGACAATTATTGTAGTAACTCACGATGAGTTTGTTGCCAGTTATTGTAGAACAAGGTATCGAATGAAAAATGGGTATCTAACATCTGAAGGAGAAGGATGA
- the dapD gene encoding 2,3,4,5-tetrahydropyridine-2,6-dicarboxylate N-acetyltransferase: MTATKMNAQEIIQFIANAEKKTRVKVTFEGQLATAVPSSVVKLGNVLFGDWKDVAPLLDGLVENQDYVVEQDARNSAVPLLDKRDINARIEPGAIIRDQVEIGANAVIMMGAVINIGAEIGAGTMIDMGAILGGRAIVGKNSHVGAGAVLAGVIEPASAEPVRVGDNVLIGANAVVIEGVQIGSGSVVAAGAIVTQDVPENVVVAGVPARIIKEIDAQTQQKTALEDALRTL, encoded by the coding sequence ATGACTGCTACAAAAATGAACGCTCAAGAAATTATCCAATTTATCGCCAATGCTGAAAAGAAAACCAGGGTTAAAGTAACCTTTGAAGGACAACTTGCAACGGCTGTACCTAGCTCTGTCGTCAAACTAGGAAATGTCCTATTCGGAGACTGGAAGGATGTGGCTCCACTTCTTGATGGTTTGGTAGAAAATCAAGACTATGTTGTTGAGCAAGATGCTCGTAATTCTGCCGTTCCTTTGCTAGATAAACGTGATATCAACGCTCGTATCGAGCCAGGTGCTATTATCCGTGACCAAGTTGAAATTGGTGCCAATGCCGTTATCATGATGGGAGCAGTCATTAACATTGGTGCTGAAATCGGGGCAGGAACTATGATTGACATGGGGGCTATCCTTGGTGGTCGTGCTATCGTGGGGAAAAACAGTCATGTTGGTGCAGGTGCGGTTCTTGCAGGTGTGATTGAGCCAGCTAGTGCAGAACCAGTCCGTGTTGGAGACAATGTTCTCATCGGTGCCAATGCTGTGGTTATCGAAGGGGTCCAAATCGGTAGTGGTTCAGTTGTCGCAGCAGGAGCTATTGTAACCCAAGATGTCCCAGAAAACGTGGTAGTAGCAGGTGTTCCAGCTCGTATCATCAAAGAGATTGATGCCCAAACCCAACAAAAAACAGCGCTAGAGGATGCGCTTCGTACCTTGTAA
- the galU gene encoding UTP--glucose-1-phosphate uridylyltransferase GalU, with amino-acid sequence MTSKVRKAVIPAAGLGTRFLPATKALAKEMLPIVDKPTIQFIVEEALKSGIEDILVVTGKSKRSIEDHFDSNFELEYNLKEKGKTDLLKLVDEATGMRLHFIRQSHPRGLGDAVLQAKAFVGNEPFVVMLGDDLMDITDERAIPLTKQLMNDYETTHASTIAVMPVPHEEVSAYGVIAPQGEGINGLYSVETFVEKPAPEEAPSDLAIIGRYLLTPEIFDILEKQAPGAGNEIQLTDAIDTLNKTQRVFAREFIGARYDVGDKFGFMKTSIDYALKHPQVKDDLKDYLIQLGKELAEKE; translated from the coding sequence ATGACATCAAAAGTTAGAAAGGCAGTCATCCCTGCTGCTGGACTTGGAACTCGATTTCTACCAGCAACCAAGGCCCTTGCCAAAGAAATGTTGCCAATTGTAGACAAACCAACTATCCAATTTATCGTAGAGGAAGCTCTCAAATCAGGTATTGAAGATATTCTGGTTGTCACTGGTAAATCAAAACGTTCTATTGAAGACCACTTTGACTCAAACTTTGAGCTTGAGTACAATCTCAAAGAAAAAGGCAAAACGGATTTGTTAAAATTGGTAGATGAGGCAACTGGTATGCGCCTTCACTTTATCCGACAAAGTCATCCTCGTGGTCTTGGAGATGCTGTCTTACAAGCCAAAGCTTTTGTAGGAAATGAGCCCTTCGTTGTCATGCTTGGTGACGACCTAATGGATATCACAGATGAACGTGCTATTCCTTTGACAAAACAATTGATGAACGATTACGAGACGACTCATGCATCAACAATCGCTGTTATGCCTGTCCCTCATGAAGAAGTTTCAGCATATGGAGTTATAGCGCCTCAAGGAGAAGGCATCAATGGTCTCTATAGTGTCGAAACTTTCGTTGAAAAACCAGCTCCAGAAGAGGCTCCAAGTGATTTGGCAATCATCGGACGCTATCTTCTCACACCAGAAATTTTTGATATTCTCGAAAAGCAAGCTCCTGGCGCTGGAAATGAGATCCAACTTACCGACGCGATTGATACGCTCAATAAAACACAACGTGTTTTCGCTCGTGAATTTATAGGAGCTCGTTACGACGTTGGGGATAAGTTTGGCTTTATGAAAACATCTATTGACTACGCCCTCAAGCACCCACAAGTCAAAGATGACTTGAAAGATTACCTCATCCAACTGGGAAAAGAATTGGCTGAGAAAGAATAA
- a CDS encoding N-acetyldiaminopimelate deacetylase, producing MLDLIQTRRDLHQIPEIGLEEFRTHAYLLDVIEKLTAGKNFVQIRAWRTGILVYLQGSQPKRTIGWRTDIDGLPIVEQTGLPFASQHQGRMHACGHDFHMTIALGCLERALEEQPKNNLLFLFQPAEENEAGGMLMYEDGAFGDWLPDQFYGLHVRPDLKVGQIATNTHTLFAGTCEVKIRFKGKGGHAAFPHEANDALVAASYFVTQVQSVVSRNVNPIEGAVVTFGLFQAGTTNNVITDTAFLHGTIRALTQDMSLLVQKRVKTVAEGVAAAFDMEVEVELKQGGYLPVENNPALARELMDFFEEKEGIELIDIEPAMTGEDFGYLLSKVDGVMFWLGIDSPYALHHPQMSLKEEALAIGVDAVSSFLKKKATE from the coding sequence ATGTTAGATTTGATTCAGACTAGACGAGATTTGCACCAAATTCCAGAGATTGGCTTGGAGGAGTTTAGGACTCATGCTTATTTGCTAGATGTGATTGAGAAATTGACTGCAGGCAAGAATTTTGTCCAAATCCGAGCTTGGCGGACAGGGATTTTGGTTTATTTGCAGGGAAGTCAGCCGAAGCGTACCATTGGTTGGCGAACAGACATTGATGGCCTGCCTATCGTTGAACAAACAGGCTTGCCTTTCGCTTCTCAGCATCAAGGTCGTATGCATGCTTGTGGCCATGATTTCCACATGACTATTGCTTTGGGCTGTCTTGAGAGAGCCCTTGAGGAGCAACCAAAGAACAATCTGCTCTTTCTGTTTCAACCTGCTGAAGAAAATGAAGCTGGTGGCATGCTCATGTACGAGGATGGCGCTTTTGGAGATTGGTTGCCAGATCAATTTTATGGGCTCCATGTTCGGCCAGATTTGAAGGTTGGTCAGATTGCGACTAATACTCATACACTCTTTGCAGGGACTTGCGAGGTGAAGATCCGATTCAAAGGCAAAGGGGGACACGCAGCTTTTCCACATGAAGCTAATGACGCCTTGGTGGCGGCTAGCTACTTTGTGACCCAAGTACAGTCAGTTGTCAGCCGCAACGTTAACCCAATCGAGGGAGCAGTGGTGACCTTTGGCCTTTTCCAAGCTGGAACCACCAACAATGTCATCACAGACACAGCCTTTTTGCATGGAACCATTAGGGCCTTGACACAGGACATGAGTCTCTTGGTGCAAAAGCGGGTCAAAACAGTTGCAGAAGGAGTTGCAGCAGCCTTTGATATGGAAGTCGAAGTGGAACTCAAGCAAGGTGGCTACCTACCTGTTGAAAACAATCCAGCCTTGGCGCGTGAACTGATGGACTTCTTTGAAGAAAAAGAGGGAATTGAGCTGATTGATATCGAACCTGCTATGACAGGTGAAGACTTTGGTTATCTTCTTTCAAAAGTTGATGGCGTTATGTTTTGGCTAGGTATTGATAGTCCCTACGCCCTTCATCACCCTCAGATGAGTCTTAAGGAAGAAGCCTTAGCTATTGGGGTGGATGCGGTCTCTAGTTTCCTGAAAAAGAAAGCAACAGAGTAG
- a CDS encoding DMT family transporter, with amino-acid sequence MNQYQKKIVNGIIYSLLSGLIWGICGILGEYFFTHYQVSSGWITSMRLTLAGSLVLVWSSIQLKSQVLDIWRDKKNYLPFLAYAILGIFSVQYFFYLCVEYSNAATATILQFISPVFILFYNRLVYQKRASKRAIFYVLIAMLGVCLMATKGDLSQLSMTPLALITGLLSAMGVMFNVILPRSFAKRYGFVPTIGWGMILAGLFSNVLTPVYQLSFTLDIWSILICLIIAFFGTAFALFISMKAVSLVSPLVVSVISASEPLSSALLSVLFLGLVVDWSLLLAMALIILPMIFLSIEEAKESR; translated from the coding sequence ATGAATCAGTATCAGAAAAAGATTGTTAACGGAATTATTTATTCGCTCCTATCCGGCTTAATATGGGGCATCTGTGGAATTTTAGGAGAATATTTCTTTACTCATTACCAGGTGTCTTCGGGCTGGATTACCTCTATGCGTTTGACACTGGCAGGGAGCCTTGTGCTTGTTTGGTCATCCATACAATTAAAATCGCAAGTTCTAGATATTTGGCGAGATAAGAAAAATTACCTGCCCTTTTTAGCCTATGCTATTTTGGGGATTTTTTCAGTTCAGTATTTTTTCTATCTCTGTGTAGAATACTCAAATGCTGCAACAGCAACTATTTTACAGTTTATCAGCCCTGTCTTTATCCTCTTTTACAATCGCTTAGTTTATCAAAAACGAGCGTCAAAAAGAGCCATTTTCTATGTTTTGATTGCCATGCTGGGTGTTTGCTTGATGGCGACAAAGGGAGATCTCTCTCAGTTATCCATGACACCGCTAGCCCTTATAACAGGTTTGCTGAGTGCCATGGGTGTTATGTTTAATGTGATTTTACCTCGGTCTTTCGCTAAAAGATACGGTTTTGTACCGACGATTGGGTGGGGGATGATTTTGGCAGGTTTATTTAGTAATGTCCTCACGCCAGTGTATCAGCTTTCCTTTACTCTTGATATTTGGAGTATCTTGATTTGCCTCATTATCGCTTTCTTTGGGACGGCTTTTGCTTTATTTATTTCCATGAAGGCGGTGTCCTTGGTTTCTCCTTTGGTGGTTTCCGTTATCAGTGCCAGTGAACCTTTGTCGTCTGCTCTATTGAGTGTTTTATTTTTAGGCTTGGTAGTGGATTGGTCCCTCCTTCTAGCTATGGCCTTGATTATTTTACCGATGATTTTCCTTTCGATAGAAGAAGCGAAAGAAAGTAGATAA
- a CDS encoding ABC transporter permease produces MKFKKLLIDTLKLLKRNKRQSILTSLAITVATFVLLVILSSSSYTTSTLGNDLKIEEDTATMTYTPQNILDIRGFTQEDKQLVEQTIGKHARLSSSSYALYAETYFNDSKQNLSFRTLGDLNKNGLVVPALLKGRTLEELDGGVAISDKALMLLTRKKNIETFLGETINISGKEYLIQAIYYGSAVNERLPSLLVTNEIKELLLGGREYFDELVVETNQLENINKALSALDTYGIFRKEGTYGYIDNRRVYEETKAQATTILNFIALLSSISIFVAGFGVMNAMLSSVSERSKEIAIRRALGAKKSDIYQSYMMEGILLSLLGAITGIGVAILFVVLMNMSGFVTTLTLDHILITLFTTGVFGIVFSIMPAMVAANKNVIEGLR; encoded by the coding sequence ATGAAGTTTAAAAAGCTGTTAATAGATACTCTAAAGCTGTTAAAGAGGAATAAAAGACAAAGTATTCTGACATCCTTAGCCATCACAGTGGCAACATTTGTTTTATTAGTAATACTATCAAGTTCTTCCTATACAACTTCTACATTAGGTAATGATTTAAAGATAGAAGAAGACACAGCAACAATGACTTATACGCCTCAGAATATATTGGATATTAGAGGGTTTACACAGGAAGATAAACAATTGGTTGAGCAAACTATTGGAAAACATGCAAGACTTTCTTCCAGCTCTTATGCTTTGTATGCTGAAACGTATTTTAATGATTCTAAGCAGAATCTTAGTTTTCGAACATTAGGCGATTTGAATAAGAATGGTTTAGTTGTGCCTGCTTTATTAAAAGGAAGAACATTAGAGGAACTAGATGGAGGTGTCGCTATTAGCGATAAGGCTCTCATGTTATTGACTAGAAAGAAAAATATTGAAACTTTTTTAGGAGAGACTATCAATATATCTGGAAAAGAATATCTAATTCAGGCAATATATTATGGATCAGCTGTTAATGAAAGATTACCTTCTTTATTGGTTACCAATGAAATCAAAGAGTTACTTTTAGGAGGAAGGGAATATTTTGATGAATTAGTAGTAGAAACTAATCAGTTGGAGAATATTAATAAGGCTTTATCTGCTTTAGATACTTATGGAATATTCCGCAAGGAAGGAACTTATGGATATATAGATAATAGAAGGGTATATGAGGAAACAAAGGCCCAAGCTACTACAATATTAAATTTCATTGCACTTTTATCTAGTATTTCAATTTTTGTAGCTGGTTTTGGGGTTATGAATGCTATGTTGTCTTCTGTTAGCGAACGTAGCAAGGAGATAGCCATTCGTCGAGCTTTAGGGGCTAAAAAATCTGATATTTATCAATCGTATATGATGGAGGGGATTCTTTTATCGCTTCTGGGAGCTATAACTGGTATTGGAGTAGCGATATTATTTGTTGTTTTAATGAACATGAGTGGTTTTGTTACGACATTAACTCTGGATCATATTTTGATTACTCTATTCACAACGGGTGTATTTGGAATTGTATTTAGTATTATGCCTGCAATGGTTGCAGCAAATAAAAATGTTATTGAAGGTCTAAGGTAA
- a CDS encoding rhomboid family intramembrane serine protease yields the protein MKEIFDRRYPVTSFFLLVTALVFLLMLVTAGGNFDRADTLFRFGAMYGPAIRLFPEQVWRLFSAIFVHIGWEHFIVNMLSLYYLGRQVEEIFGSKKFFFLYLLSGMMGNLFVFVFSPKSLAAGASTSLYGLFAAIIVLRYATRNPYIQQLGQSYLTLFVVNIIGSVLIPGISLAGHIGGAVGGAFLAIIFPVRGERRMYSASQRLVALVLFVGLAVLLFYRGMG from the coding sequence ATGAAGGAAATCTTTGATAGACGTTACCCTGTGACGAGTTTCTTCCTCTTAGTGACGGCCTTGGTGTTTCTACTAATGTTGGTGACTGCAGGTGGAAACTTTGACAGGGCGGATACCTTATTTCGATTTGGAGCCATGTATGGGCCAGCTATTCGCCTCTTTCCTGAGCAGGTTTGGCGTCTATTTTCTGCCATTTTTGTTCATATTGGGTGGGAACATTTCATTGTTAATATGCTTTCGCTCTACTATCTTGGTAGGCAAGTAGAGGAAATTTTCGGATCCAAGAAGTTTTTCTTTCTCTATCTCTTATCTGGAATGATGGGCAATCTCTTTGTTTTTGTATTTAGTCCAAAATCCTTAGCAGCAGGCGCTTCTACTTCTCTCTATGGACTATTTGCTGCAATTATTGTTCTTCGCTATGCAACGCGTAATCCTTATATCCAACAGCTAGGGCAATCTTATCTGACACTTTTTGTGGTTAACATTATTGGAAGTGTTCTGATTCCAGGAATCAGCCTAGCAGGCCATATCGGTGGTGCAGTTGGTGGCGCATTTCTAGCAATTATCTTTCCAGTTCGAGGAGAAAGACGGATGTATAGCGCTAGTCAGAGACTGGTAGCATTAGTATTGTTTGTAGGACTCGCAGTCTTGCTTTTCTACAGGGGAATGGGATGA
- a CDS encoding 5-formyltetrahydrofolate cyclo-ligase: protein MKSELRKQVLQEMKALPRDQKQFIDRVLTERLLQDPFYQEAKIIATYLSFSHEFQTQELIEQALNDGKKVLIPKTYPKGRMDFVVYYPQQLVKTSFGLLEPQGDLEVVDASQIDLIHVPGLIFTTEGYRIGYGGGYYDRYLEHFSGHTLSTVYPCQIQNFIPEKHDIPVQEVLIDEGNL from the coding sequence ATGAAATCAGAATTACGTAAGCAAGTCTTGCAAGAAATGAAGGCTTTACCTCGAGATCAAAAACAGTTTATAGACCGAGTTTTAACCGAGCGACTTTTACAAGACCCCTTTTACCAAGAAGCTAAGATCATCGCAACCTACCTCTCATTTTCTCATGAGTTTCAAACGCAAGAACTGATTGAGCAGGCGCTGAATGACGGCAAGAAGGTTTTGATACCTAAAACTTATCCCAAGGGGCGCATGGACTTTGTGGTCTATTATCCGCAACAGTTGGTAAAAACTTCCTTTGGATTACTGGAGCCACAGGGAGATTTGGAAGTAGTGGATGCCTCTCAGATTGATTTGATTCATGTTCCGGGGCTGATTTTTACGACGGAAGGATATCGGATTGGATATGGTGGAGGTTATTATGACCGCTATCTAGAACATTTTTCTGGTCATACTTTGAGTACGGTATATCCTTGTCAAATTCAGAACTTTATCCCTGAAAAGCATGATATTCCTGTTCAGGAGGTATTAATTGATGAAGGAAATCTTTGA
- a CDS encoding helix-turn-helix domain-containing protein: protein MREFGEKIKRLRLAKKISRSEFCGDESELSIRQLIRIENGESRPTLTKLKYIAERLGVEDYKLMPSYIELDKEYLELKYFLMRTPTYEDETIAQKKESVFDKIFEEYYDRLPEEERFIIDVLQAYDDFGWWNDDSNLGMILQEYFDHILLKSKYEVNDILIIKLFLVRLVHQDTIIDEIEVNTFLVIADKILQQVEMFDIEYSFLIRDSLLLLLGIFEKITNYSQFEDILYKLNEITSKSYDYQKKPIIRLWEWRYALFVKKDYPVAENYFQEAKIFARMIDNNHLIEQLEKQWQYDLQDFFKNKH, encoded by the coding sequence TTGCGAGAGTTTGGCGAAAAAATTAAAAGATTACGTTTGGCTAAAAAAATCAGTCGTTCAGAATTTTGTGGTGATGAGTCTGAATTAAGTATTCGTCAATTAATTAGAATTGAAAATGGAGAATCCAGACCAACACTAACAAAGTTAAAATATATCGCTGAACGTTTGGGGGTTGAAGATTACAAGTTGATGCCAAGTTATATAGAGTTGGATAAGGAATATCTAGAATTGAAGTATTTCTTGATGAGGACTCCTACATACGAAGATGAAACTATCGCCCAAAAGAAAGAGAGTGTTTTTGATAAGATTTTTGAAGAATATTATGATAGACTTCCTGAGGAAGAAAGATTTATCATAGATGTTTTACAAGCATATGATGATTTTGGTTGGTGGAATGATGATAGCAATTTAGGAATGATTTTACAAGAGTATTTCGATCACATTTTGTTGAAATCAAAATATGAAGTTAACGATATTTTAATCATAAAGCTATTTTTGGTAAGATTAGTACACCAAGATACGATAATAGATGAGATTGAAGTGAATACCTTCCTAGTAATAGCTGATAAAATTTTACAACAAGTTGAGATGTTTGATATTGAATATTCATTTCTAATCAGAGATTCATTACTTTTGTTGTTAGGAATATTTGAAAAAATTACTAATTACAGTCAATTTGAAGATATTCTTTACAAATTAAATGAAATTACCTCAAAATCATACGACTATCAGAAAAAACCAATTATTCGACTATGGGAGTGGCGCTATGCATTATTTGTAAAAAAAGATTATCCAGTAGCTGAAAATTATTTTCAAGAAGCAAAAATATTTGCTAGAATGATTGATAATAATCATTTGATAGAACAGCTAGAAAAACAATGGCAATATGACCTCCAGGATTTTTTTAAAAATAAACATTAG
- a CDS encoding NAD(P)H-dependent glycerol-3-phosphate dehydrogenase translates to MEKQTVAVLGPGSWGTALSQVLNDNGHEVRIWGNLPEQINEINTNHTNKHYFKDVVLDENIIAYTDLAKTLKDVDAILFVVPTKVTRLVAQQVAKTLDHKTIIMHASKGLEPDSHKRLSTILEEEIPEHLRSDIVVVSGPSHAEETIVRDLTLITAASKNLQTAQYVQELFSNHYFRLYTNTDVIGVETAGALKNIIAVGAGALHGLGFGDNAKAAIIARGLAEITRLGVALGASPLTYSGLSGVGDLIVTGTSIHSRNWRAGDALGRGESLADIEANMGMVIEGISTTRAAYELAQELGVYMPITQAIYQVIYHGTNIKDAIYDIMNNEFKAENEWS, encoded by the coding sequence ATGGAAAAACAAACCGTCGCCGTCTTGGGGCCTGGTTCTTGGGGAACTGCCCTTTCACAAGTCTTAAATGACAATGGACACGAGGTACGTATTTGGGGAAATCTTCCCGAGCAAATCAATGAAATTAATACCAATCATACTAACAAACACTACTTTAAAGATGTCGTTCTAGATGAAAATATCATTGCCTACACCGACTTAGCAAAGACATTAAAAGATGTAGATGCGATTTTGTTTGTTGTCCCAACAAAAGTGACACGACTTGTTGCCCAACAAGTTGCAAAAACCTTAGACCATAAGACTATCATCATGCACGCATCAAAGGGATTAGAGCCTGATAGCCATAAACGATTATCAACCATCCTTGAAGAAGAAATTCCTGAACATCTCCGCAGTGATATTGTCGTTGTTTCAGGACCTAGTCATGCGGAAGAAACCATTGTTCGTGACCTGACTTTAATCACTGCTGCTTCTAAGAATTTACAAACAGCTCAATACGTTCAGGAGCTCTTTAGTAATCACTACTTCCGACTTTATACCAATACGGATGTTATCGGGGTTGAAACTGCTGGTGCTCTCAAAAATATTATTGCTGTCGGTGCTGGAGCTTTACATGGTTTGGGATTTGGTGACAATGCTAAGGCAGCCATCATCGCTCGAGGTTTGGCAGAAATTACCCGCTTAGGAGTAGCACTTGGGGCCAGTCCATTGACCTATAGTGGCTTATCCGGTGTAGGAGACTTGATCGTAACGGGAACTTCCATCCACTCTCGTAACTGGAGAGCTGGAGATGCTCTTGGTCGTGGAGAATCTCTAGCCGATATCGAAGCCAATATGGGCATGGTAATCGAAGGAATTTCAACGACTCGAGCAGCCTATGAACTAGCCCAAGAACTTGGAGTCTATATGCCCATTACACAGGCCATTTACCAAGTTATTTACCACGGAACCAATATCAAAGATGCCATTTATGACATCATGAACAATGAATTTAAAGCAGAAAATGAGTGGTCTTAA